In Inquilinus sp. Marseille-Q2685, one genomic interval encodes:
- a CDS encoding VOC family protein, with amino-acid sequence MPSPKLVPELYVSDIGRSLSFYTGLLGFAVLYERPEERFAYLDRDGAALMLDQPADPGRMWLAGPLEHPYGRGINLQIEVADVDALNAAVLAAGALIERPLEERWYRRDAVMLGQRQFVVQDPDGYLLRFCQLLGSLPAPQDGR; translated from the coding sequence ATGCCGTCACCCAAGCTCGTGCCCGAACTCTACGTCTCGGACATCGGCCGCAGCCTCAGCTTCTACACCGGGCTGCTCGGATTCGCCGTGCTGTACGAACGGCCGGAGGAGCGCTTCGCCTATCTCGACCGGGACGGCGCCGCGCTGATGCTGGACCAGCCCGCCGATCCGGGCCGCATGTGGCTGGCCGGACCGCTGGAGCACCCTTATGGCCGCGGCATCAACCTCCAGATCGAGGTCGCGGATGTCGACGCCCTGAACGCTGCCGTGCTGGCCGCCGGGGCCCTGATCGAGCGGCCGCTGGAGGAGCGCTGGTATCGCCGCGATGCCGTCATGCTCGGCCAGCGCCAGTTCGTGGTTCAGGATCCCGACGGCTATCTGCTGCGGTTCTGCCAGCTTCTCGGATCGCTGCCGGCGCCGCAGGACGGTCGCTGA
- a CDS encoding GNAT family N-acetyltransferase: MDDASPSKDGPAGLTLRPATDADAGTLAAIHRRARESAAIPNLHSRTSVRRFLLRTIRQSQVMIACRDGTPVGYAALHNGWLDQLYIHPEHHRRGIGTALLAWARRDSPGLRLYCFAHNARALAFYRSHGGVILSEGDGSDNEEGLPDLLLGFPET, from the coding sequence TTGGACGACGCCAGCCCAAGCAAGGATGGACCGGCCGGGCTGACGCTGCGGCCGGCCACGGATGCCGATGCCGGGACCCTGGCGGCGATCCACCGCCGGGCCCGCGAGTCGGCGGCGATCCCGAACCTGCACAGCCGCACCTCGGTCCGCCGCTTCCTGCTGCGCACCATCCGGCAGTCGCAGGTCATGATCGCCTGCCGCGACGGCACGCCGGTGGGCTATGCCGCGCTCCACAACGGCTGGCTCGACCAGCTCTACATCCACCCCGAGCACCATCGCCGCGGCATCGGCACGGCGCTGCTGGCCTGGGCCCGGCGCGACAGCCCCGGGCTGCGCCTCTACTGCTTCGCCCACAACGCCCGTGCCCTCGCCTTCTACCGGTCGCATGGCGGCGTGATTCTCAGCGAGGGCGACGGCTCCGACAACGAGGAAGGGCTGCCCGACCTGCTCCTGGGTTTCCCTGAAACCTAA
- a CDS encoding vitamin B12-dependent ribonucleotide reductase, whose translation MRIERRFTADGHDAYEGIEFRSATSEIRNPDGSVVFRQTDIEVPAEWSQVASDILAQKYFRKAGVPARLKRVREKGVPEFLWRSVADEKALAELPEAERMGGERTAQQVFDRLAGTWAYWGWKGGLFDSAADARAYFDEMRFMLAQQMAAPNSPQWFNTGLHWAYGIDGPAQGHWYVDEKTGEPRLSDSAYERPQPHACFIQSVADDLVNEGGIMDLWVREARLFKYGSGTGSNFSKLRGEGERLSGGGRSSGLMSFLKIGDRAAGAIKSGGTTRRAAKMVTVDIDHPDIETYIDWKVVEEQKVAALVAGSKLARKHLNEVMEACHGVSDAEVGDRFDPKQNKALKRAILGARKAMLPENYVQRVIHFARQGYTGIDFRVYDTDWDSDAYLTVSGQNSNNSVRLTNAFLEAVQQDGEWKLIRRIDGKVSKTLKARDLWEKIGHAAWASADPGLQFDTTINEWHTCPESGRINASNPCSEYMFLDDTACNLASLNLMTFRRADGSFDVPAFEHACRLWTITLEIAVMMAQFPSREIARLSYEFRTLGLGYANIGGLLMASGIPYDSVEGREICGAITALMTGVAYATSAEMAKAVGPFPGYAKNAPHMLRVIRNHRRAAYGETEGYEGLSILPVPLEADACPDQELVAAARRAWDRALGLGESFGYRNAQATVIAPTGTIGLVMDCDTTGIEPDFALVKFKKLAGGGYFKIINRVVPEALRVLGYDDAQIEAIVRYAVGHGTLENSPAIGWAALKAKGFTQAAIDALELGLKSAFDIKFVFNRYTFGDEFLTGTLKVPAAALDDVTFDLLAFLGFSKAEIEAANTFCCGAMTLEGAPELKDEHLPVFDCANPCGRIGKRFLSVESHIRMMAAAQPFISGAISKTINMPNAATVEDCKDAYLLSWQLCLKANALYRDGSKLSQPLNASLLDDDAEDEEESVVERIIEAPAGARAPMVAERIVERVVERIVEKTGIRGKLPHRRKGYTQKAIVGGHKVYLRTGEYDDGRLGEIFIDMHKEGAAFRSLMNNFAIAVSIGLQYGVPLEEFVEAFTFTRFEPSGPVQGNDAIKMATSIIDYIFRELAVSYLDRSDLAHATPDDLTPDTVGKGVTSDDGKTPAVAEATPIRKVASTGFVRGNFRVFEGGNLRTVARVGEVQELVSEAATALHTEGATALAPAPEPVPLRSAALNGTADVRLAKIREARAKGYEGDPCPECQNMTLVRNGTCLKCDTCGGTTGCS comes from the coding sequence ATGCGGATCGAACGGCGTTTCACGGCCGATGGGCACGACGCCTATGAAGGGATCGAGTTCCGGTCGGCGACCAGCGAGATCCGCAATCCGGACGGCTCGGTGGTGTTCCGCCAGACCGACATCGAGGTGCCGGCGGAGTGGAGCCAGGTCGCGTCCGACATCCTGGCCCAGAAGTACTTCCGCAAGGCCGGCGTCCCGGCGCGGCTGAAGCGCGTCCGCGAGAAGGGCGTGCCCGAGTTCCTGTGGCGCAGCGTGGCCGACGAGAAGGCCCTGGCCGAGCTGCCCGAAGCCGAGCGCATGGGCGGTGAGCGCACTGCCCAGCAGGTGTTCGATCGGCTGGCCGGCACCTGGGCCTATTGGGGCTGGAAGGGCGGGTTGTTCGATTCGGCCGCCGACGCCCGCGCCTATTTCGACGAGATGCGCTTCATGCTGGCGCAGCAGATGGCCGCGCCGAACAGCCCGCAATGGTTCAACACCGGCCTGCACTGGGCCTACGGCATCGACGGCCCGGCCCAGGGCCACTGGTATGTCGACGAGAAGACCGGCGAGCCGCGCCTGTCCGACAGCGCCTATGAGCGGCCGCAGCCGCATGCCTGCTTCATCCAGTCGGTCGCCGACGACCTGGTGAACGAGGGTGGCATCATGGACCTGTGGGTCCGCGAGGCCCGCCTGTTCAAATACGGCTCCGGCACCGGCTCGAACTTCTCCAAGCTGCGCGGCGAGGGCGAGCGCCTGTCGGGCGGCGGCCGCTCCTCCGGCCTGATGAGCTTCCTCAAGATCGGCGACCGCGCCGCGGGGGCGATCAAGTCGGGCGGCACCACCCGCCGCGCCGCCAAGATGGTGACGGTCGACATCGACCATCCTGACATCGAGACCTATATCGACTGGAAGGTGGTCGAGGAGCAGAAGGTCGCGGCCCTGGTCGCCGGCTCGAAGCTGGCCCGCAAGCACCTGAACGAGGTGATGGAGGCGTGCCACGGCGTCTCCGACGCCGAGGTTGGCGACCGCTTCGACCCGAAGCAGAACAAGGCGCTGAAGCGCGCCATCCTCGGCGCCCGCAAGGCGATGCTGCCGGAGAACTACGTCCAGCGCGTCATCCACTTCGCGCGCCAGGGCTACACCGGCATCGACTTCCGGGTCTACGACACCGACTGGGATTCGGACGCCTACCTCACCGTCTCCGGCCAGAACTCGAACAACTCGGTCCGCCTGACCAACGCCTTCCTCGAGGCGGTGCAGCAGGACGGCGAGTGGAAGCTGATCCGCCGCATCGACGGCAAGGTGTCGAAGACGCTGAAGGCCCGCGACCTGTGGGAGAAGATCGGCCACGCCGCCTGGGCCTCGGCCGATCCGGGTCTGCAGTTCGACACCACCATCAACGAGTGGCACACCTGCCCGGAATCGGGGCGGATCAACGCCTCGAACCCGTGCTCGGAATACATGTTCCTGGACGACACGGCCTGCAACCTGGCGTCCCTGAACCTGATGACCTTCCGCCGCGCCGACGGCTCCTTCGACGTGCCGGCCTTCGAGCACGCCTGCCGGCTGTGGACCATCACCCTCGAGATCGCGGTGATGATGGCGCAGTTCCCGAGCCGCGAGATCGCACGTCTGTCCTACGAGTTCCGCACCCTCGGCCTGGGCTACGCCAATATCGGCGGCCTGCTGATGGCGTCCGGCATCCCCTATGACAGCGTCGAGGGCCGCGAGATCTGCGGCGCCATCACCGCGCTGATGACCGGCGTCGCCTACGCCACCTCGGCCGAGATGGCCAAGGCGGTCGGCCCCTTCCCCGGCTACGCCAAGAACGCGCCGCACATGCTGCGCGTGATCCGCAACCACCGCCGTGCCGCCTATGGCGAGACGGAAGGCTATGAGGGCCTGTCGATCCTGCCGGTGCCGCTGGAGGCCGACGCCTGCCCGGACCAGGAGCTGGTCGCGGCCGCCCGCCGCGCCTGGGACCGCGCGCTCGGGCTCGGCGAGAGCTTCGGCTACCGCAACGCCCAGGCGACCGTGATCGCGCCCACCGGCACGATCGGCCTGGTGATGGATTGCGACACCACCGGCATCGAACCGGATTTCGCCCTGGTGAAGTTCAAGAAGCTGGCCGGCGGCGGCTACTTCAAGATCATCAACCGGGTGGTGCCGGAGGCGCTGCGCGTCCTCGGCTATGACGACGCGCAGATCGAGGCCATCGTCCGCTACGCCGTTGGCCACGGCACGCTGGAGAATTCCCCGGCGATCGGCTGGGCCGCGCTGAAGGCCAAGGGCTTCACCCAGGCGGCAATCGACGCGCTCGAGCTCGGGCTGAAGTCGGCCTTCGACATCAAATTCGTGTTCAACCGCTACACCTTCGGCGACGAGTTCCTGACCGGGACGCTGAAGGTGCCCGCCGCGGCGCTGGACGACGTCACCTTCGACCTTCTTGCCTTCCTCGGCTTCTCCAAGGCCGAGATCGAGGCCGCGAACACCTTCTGCTGCGGCGCCATGACCCTGGAAGGCGCGCCGGAGCTGAAGGACGAGCACCTGCCGGTGTTCGACTGCGCCAACCCCTGCGGCCGCATCGGCAAGCGCTTCCTGTCGGTCGAGAGCCACATCCGCATGATGGCGGCGGCGCAGCCCTTCATCTCGGGCGCGATCTCCAAGACCATCAACATGCCGAACGCGGCGACGGTCGAGGACTGCAAGGATGCCTATCTCCTGTCCTGGCAGCTCTGCCTCAAGGCCAACGCCCTCTACCGCGACGGCTCGAAGCTGAGCCAGCCGCTCAACGCCTCCCTCCTCGACGACGACGCCGAGGACGAGGAGGAGAGCGTGGTCGAGCGCATCATCGAGGCGCCGGCCGGCGCCCGCGCCCCGATGGTGGCGGAGCGGATCGTCGAGCGGGTGGTGGAGCGGATCGTCGAGAAGACCGGCATCCGCGGAAAGCTGCCGCACCGCCGCAAGGGCTACACCCAGAAGGCGATCGTCGGCGGCCACAAGGTCTATCTCCGCACCGGCGAGTACGATGACGGGCGGCTGGGCGAGATCTTCATCGACATGCACAAGGAAGGCGCCGCCTTCCGCAGCCTGATGAACAACTTCGCCATCGCCGTCTCGATCGGCCTGCAATACGGCGTGCCGCTGGAGGAGTTCGTCGAGGCCTTCACCTTCACCCGGTTCGAGCCCTCGGGCCCGGTGCAGGGCAACGACGCCATCAAGATGGCGACCTCGATCATCGACTACATCTTCCGCGAGCTGGCGGTCTCCTACCTCGACCGCAGCGATCTCGCCCATGCGACGCCGGACGACCTGACGCCGGACACGGTCGGCAAGGGCGTGACCTCGGACGACGGCAAGACCCCGGCGGTGGCCGAGGCGACGCCGATCCGCAAGGTGGCGTCCACCGGCTTCGTCCGCGGCAACTTCCGGGTGTTCGAGGGCGGCAACCTCCGCACCGTCGCCCGGGTCGGCGAGGTGCAGGAGCTGGTGAGCGAGGCGGCGACGGCCCTGCACACCGAAGGCGCCACCGCCCTGGCGCCGGCGCCGGAGCCGGTTCCGCTGCGCAGTGCGGCCTTGAACGGCACGGCGGATGTCCGCCTGGCCAAGATCCGCGAGGCGCGGGCCAAGGGCTATGAGGGCGATCCCTGCCCCGAATGCCAGAACATGACGCTGGTGCGGAACGGCACCTGCCTGAAATGCGATACCTGCGGCGGGACCACCGGCTGCAGCTGA
- a CDS encoding PqqD family protein produces the protein MMPSADETGGTEAGPGEVDAAGPAFAVMNGRKLAFSEPRQEIYELNDTAAYIWYRLADGDAPAAIIDGLAGLGISPETADAYVRDALAVWARLAGAGRAGLGTAARGGAQPQVIHVAGLVVRIRYDRPSLARIVAPAFAHLAAKSPAAHEVARADVSLEILAEGTRFRLQADGVGLDAWGLDELLPALKAQLTAAVLAHGRYALAIHAAALAHRDRMLLLGGEAGAGKTTLALALAHAGFGYAGDDIALLTPTGRVAGVPFAAAVKSDAWGLVSWFRPELETVRTCLRSDGQHVRYLPPSAPPVIEPLPLGWVVLLRRQPRRAAASLAPLDKVDAMRMILAEATAPGERLRTAAFGQLVQAMAGAQCYVLHYARLEDAVRELQRGCA, from the coding sequence ATGATGCCGTCAGCCGACGAGACCGGCGGAACCGAGGCTGGCCCGGGCGAGGTCGACGCCGCAGGGCCTGCTTTCGCGGTGATGAACGGCCGAAAGCTGGCGTTCAGCGAGCCGCGGCAGGAGATCTACGAACTGAACGATACGGCGGCCTACATCTGGTACCGCCTGGCCGATGGCGACGCGCCGGCGGCCATCATCGACGGCCTGGCCGGACTCGGGATTTCGCCGGAGACCGCGGACGCCTATGTCCGCGACGCGCTGGCCGTCTGGGCCAGGCTCGCCGGCGCCGGCAGGGCCGGCTTGGGCACGGCAGCCAGAGGCGGTGCGCAGCCTCAGGTCATCCACGTCGCCGGGCTGGTCGTCCGGATTCGATACGACCGCCCGTCCCTGGCGCGGATCGTCGCGCCCGCCTTCGCCCATCTCGCAGCGAAATCCCCCGCCGCGCACGAGGTCGCCCGGGCGGATGTGTCGCTCGAGATCCTTGCCGAGGGGACCCGGTTCCGATTGCAGGCGGATGGTGTGGGCCTGGACGCATGGGGCCTGGACGAGCTCCTTCCGGCCCTGAAGGCACAGCTCACCGCGGCTGTTCTGGCCCACGGCCGGTATGCGCTGGCGATCCATGCGGCGGCCTTGGCGCACCGCGATCGCATGCTGCTGCTCGGCGGGGAGGCCGGGGCGGGCAAGACGACCCTCGCGCTGGCCTTGGCGCATGCCGGCTTCGGCTATGCCGGCGACGACATCGCCCTGCTGACGCCGACCGGCCGGGTGGCCGGGGTGCCGTTCGCCGCGGCGGTCAAGTCCGACGCCTGGGGGTTGGTCTCGTGGTTCCGGCCGGAATTGGAGACGGTCCGAACCTGCCTGAGATCGGATGGGCAGCATGTCCGCTATCTGCCGCCGTCCGCCCCTCCGGTGATCGAGCCCCTGCCGCTCGGCTGGGTGGTGCTGCTGCGCCGGCAGCCACGCCGCGCCGCGGCGTCCCTGGCGCCCTTGGACAAGGTCGACGCGATGCGGATGATCCTGGCTGAGGCGACCGCCCCCGGAGAGCGGCTGCGGACAGCCGCGTTCGGGCAGCTGGTCCAGGCCATGGCAGGCGCGCAATGCTATGTGCTGCACTATGCCCGGCTCGAAGACGCCGTGCGGGAACTGCAGCGCGGATGCGCCTGA
- a CDS encoding nucleotidyltransferase family protein, giving the protein MRLKMPALRALIRALDGIPPDPADWLAVIEIANRSWLTPAVFLALERSGALPGQPGEIRDYLGFIHGRNRQRNLRLRAQLIEAIGALNRAGIRPVALKGAGILLLVPDADIGARMMSDLDLLVADAEKPVADAALGALGYQASQDLHGLWRSADAGVLELHCLNDALEAYGAAVFAAARCCSVERDRIQAWLPSPTFRAVHLIMHDQIKEGDYWRGSIDLRHLRDLAALAEEIDWSMLKASLSAAGWWNAAETQLLTLHDLFGVEVPAELTGRLTPRLQHWRRMAQIRHPVLAAPLRLAGATAWLARRIRLGDGPSFTLADFAPRIARKLLQGRRRTIEALMGVHLGPKL; this is encoded by the coding sequence ATGCGCCTGAAGATGCCGGCATTGAGGGCCCTGATCAGGGCCCTCGACGGCATACCGCCCGATCCCGCGGACTGGCTCGCCGTGATCGAGATCGCCAATCGCTCCTGGCTGACGCCGGCGGTGTTCCTCGCGCTTGAACGCAGCGGCGCCCTGCCTGGGCAGCCAGGCGAGATCCGCGACTATCTCGGCTTCATCCACGGTCGCAACCGGCAGCGAAACCTTCGCCTCCGGGCGCAGCTGATCGAAGCGATCGGAGCGCTGAACCGGGCGGGCATCAGGCCGGTGGCCCTGAAGGGGGCAGGCATCCTGCTCCTGGTGCCCGATGCCGATATCGGCGCCCGGATGATGAGCGATCTCGACCTTCTGGTCGCAGACGCGGAGAAACCCGTCGCGGACGCCGCTCTCGGGGCGCTCGGCTATCAGGCGTCGCAGGATCTGCATGGCCTGTGGCGCTCCGCGGACGCCGGCGTCCTGGAACTGCATTGCCTCAACGATGCGCTGGAGGCCTACGGCGCGGCAGTCTTCGCAGCGGCGCGATGCTGCTCCGTCGAGCGCGACCGCATCCAGGCCTGGCTGCCGTCCCCGACCTTCCGCGCCGTCCATCTGATCATGCATGACCAGATCAAGGAGGGTGACTACTGGCGCGGCAGCATCGACCTGCGCCATCTCCGCGATCTCGCCGCGCTGGCGGAGGAGATCGACTGGTCCATGCTCAAGGCGAGCCTGTCGGCGGCCGGCTGGTGGAACGCAGCCGAGACCCAGCTTCTGACCCTGCACGACCTGTTCGGAGTCGAGGTGCCGGCGGAGCTGACGGGCCGCCTGACTCCCCGGCTGCAGCACTGGCGGCGGATGGCTCAGATCCGGCATCCGGTCCTCGCGGCACCGCTGCGCTTGGCCGGTGCGACGGCGTGGCTGGCCCGGCGCATCCGGCTGGGAGACGGGCCTTCGTTCACCC